A segment of the Synechococcus sp. MU1643 genome:
ACTCACGAGCAGGTCGCCGCAACACCAGCTCAGCAGGTTCAGAAGCAAGGCATGGAGCATCGGACCCCGCCAACACGCCAGCCAACAGCACAGGTACCTAAAGCAAACTCATGAGACGCGCAAGACTCGCTGATCTCAAGTATTCATCGTCGCCAGAAAAGACAGGGGTCACGTGTCTGAGTCAGAACCCTTGGAGATCTCTTTAATCTCAAGATTGAGGCCAACAAAGGGGATCTGCCCTTCATCAGACCTGTTGTTTACCTAGAAGTCTCCTCAGCGATCAAAGGGCGTTCCATACTGCTGGCCTGAAGATGAGCCATGAAAAAGGCGGGGGGCATCCCCCGCCCGATTAGCAGTCGATCGCCGACGCATTCAGTCGACCAACTTGGGATCGATCTCAGCCATGTAGCGAGCCTCACAGCTCTTGATGATCTCAACGGCCTTTTCAGTGCCGAAGAAACCATTCACCGTGCAAGTGCCAGGCTTCTTCAGATCCTTGTAGTGCTCCCAGTAGTAGGTGGTCTCTTTCTTCCAGTGCTCACCAAGATCTTCCCAGCTCTTGATGTGATCCATTCGCTTGTCGTCGGCAAGAACAGCGATCACCTTGTCGTCGACTTCACCACCGTCGTCAAAGGTCATCACACCGATGATGCGGGCTTCCACAATCGAACCAGGAATCAGTGGCTCGGTGACCCCAACGATTTCTATATCAAGAGGGTCGCCATCTTCATCCCAGGTGCGCGGAATGCAGCCATAGGCGAAGGGGTAAGCCAGCGAGGAGTAACCGACGCGGTCCAGCTTCAGATGACCGGTTTCGGTGATCAGCTCGTACTTATTGATCGTGTTGGAGTTGAGCTCCACGATCGTGTTGAGACGAAGTTCGGCTTCATCAGCGAAGGCCGGAAGCACATGCAGCAAGTTGGGCATGCTGCGGCTGGGTGCCTGATCGAGGTTGGCCATAAACGGCGATGGACAGCGCGGCGCATCCTACGGGCCCCTCAGCTCGTCGAGTTGCAAGCGGCTAGAGACCAGTTGCAGCCGATCAAGCTTGTTCTCCAGATAGCCGAGGAAGGCATCGGTGCTCAGGGGCCGACCGGTGACCCTCTCCACCAATTGATCGGCATTCACACCGCGTCCGAGCGGGTGAACATGCTCACGCAGCCAAGCCAGCAAGGGCGTGACGTCGCCACGCTCCACATGCTCTTCCGGAGACCCGATGGCCTCCGCCATCGCTTCGCTCAACTGCGCACTGATCAAGTGCCCCAACAGATACGAGGGGAAATAGCCAAACAGACCTTCACTCCAGTGCACATCCTGAAGGCATCCCTCGGCATCGTTCATCGGCCGTACACCCAGGAGCTGTTGATAGCGCTGGTTCCATTCGTCAGGGAGATCCTTCACCTCCAAACCCTCTTCCAGCAGAGCAATCTCGAGATCCGTGCGGATCAGGATGTGCAAGCCATAGCTGAGTTCATCCGCCTCAACCCGATTCAAACCAGGCGCCATCGGATTCATCGCCTGCCACATGTCCTGGGCGCCGCTGAAGGGAGCCCCGACCTGTGCGAAACGCTTCCACCACTGCTCCGCGAATGGACGGCTCCGGGCAACACGGTTCTCCCAGAACAGCGACTGACTTTCATGCACCGCCATCGAGGTTGCCTGTCCTAAGGGCCAGGCAAACCATTGGTGGCTCTGGTCCGGCAAACCCTGTTCGTACAGAGAATGTCCCCATTCATGGGCAGTGGCGAGGAAACACGACAACGGCTGCCCTGGCACCACGCGCGTGGTGATACGGTAATCTGCCGGTCCCAGCGTGATCGAGAAGGGGTGGGGCGAGCGCGCCATGCAGGTGATGGCAGGATTGCGGCCCCAGGCACCGAGCAGCTGATCACAAAGATCTTGCTGGCTGGACTCATCGAGATCCCAGTCCGCTGATCGGGGGCGAGGCCGGGTGGATGCCTGAGCAACCAACTGCGGCAACCGTTGCCGTAACGGAGCAAACAAAGCCTCGAGACGCTCCAGACGCAGATCTGGCTCGAAAGGTTGCGCCAGGGTCTCCCAACAGGAGCGAGGCTCATCCAGCTGTTTAGCCTGCTCCTGACGCAAGTTAATCAAGGTCTGAAGCGCCGGTGCGAAGAGGCTGAAATCAGAGGCCGATCGAGCCTGCTGCCAACGGTTGTAGCCATTGGCCTTGGCCTTGGCCAAGGCGGCGACAAGAGCTGGATCGAGGGACTGCTGCCGCTGCAGATCCTGTTCCAGCAGATCCAGATTGCGGCCCTGCTCAGGGCATCGCTCACCGGTGTTCCAGTGCTGACGCGCTGCGGCCAGCAGATCCGCATAGGCCGCTGCGCTCTGACGGGCATGAAGCTGGGTCGCCAGCAGCGTGAGCTGTTCACCCCGCCAGGACGCCCCGCCAGAGGGCATGCGGGTGTTCTGGTCCCAGTACAGAGTGCTCTGAATCGAGCCGAGCAGCTGTGTCTCTCTCAGATGGGCTCCCAGCTGCCCCCAAACCGTTGCGGCAGAAGCCATCTCGCTCTCTTTTCGATCAGCCTAACGACACCTGGAGTGGCATCGAAGCACCGATGCAGGCCATGGTGAAGCAGTTCAGCGTCCTGGACCAATGCGCCGATTGATGCTGCGGGTGGCCTTGGGGATCACCCTGCCCATGGCTCTCTGGCCGCTGAAGTTGATCTACCGACAACCCAAGGCCGTTCAATAAAGATCGATCAGTGCATCTCACAGCGGCCTTGGCACAGGGTCTCAAGGTCGGCGCGCCCGGTGATCTGAAGCCGCCTAGCGGCCCAAATCCCATAGACCCAATCGACCACGCCGCCGATCAAGGGCCAGCGGGTCGGTGTGTAAAGCCACCCCAGACCAATTAGCCGATAAGCCTCACGAAAGACGGCCACATCACGCAGCACCTCCCCGGAGCCTGTGATGGCATGAATACGGCCCATGGCGACCCGATAGCTGATGCCGGCATGGGCCTCTGAGTCGTAATCAGAGGCATCAATGTCGACAAAAGCCAGCCGGCCCCGGCGGTCACGCCGCTGCAGAAACCGAACTTCGCGCGCACACAACGGACAGCCTCCGTCGAACAGCAGGGTCAGATCGGGGACAGAGGGGCTGGCCATTAACTCAGGCTGTGCTGCAGCACGCAAAGTAAGGAAAGAACGCTGGAGAACGGTGAGCGTGCAGCAGATCCTGCATCAGATCTCAGTTCAAACCCCGGGGAGGGGCTTCTCCCGTCTGGACAGTCGGTTGAACACTTGGATCCGCAGCACGGGACTGGATCAGGGCGTTCTGCATCTCACCTGTCTGCACACCAGTGCCAGCCTCACGATCAACGAGAACGCTGATCCACGGGTGCTGCAAGACCTGGATGCATGGATGGCCGATGCCGTTCCAGAACACCGCCGTTATCTCCATGACGACGAAGGAGCCGATGACATGCCGGCCCACATCCGAACCGCGCTCACCAGCCAGACCCTGAGCCTGAGCATCTGCAGAGGCCAACTGCTGCTGGGCACCTGGCAAGCCGTTTACCTCTGGGAGCACCGCTGCGCTGCTCACACCAGAACGATCGCCTGCCACCTGTTCGGTGAGCCATCGAGCCGCTCCACCCCTGAGAACAACACGCAGACCAGCTCAGCAACGCCTCAAACTCTTTTGAGCCTGCGCAATGGCGAAAGGATCAATCAAGCCATTCAGGCCCGCCACGACCCCAATGCATGGGAAACCGACGACGGCATCGATACAGACACCGATCTGATGATTGATCGATTGCATGAGCTGAGCGACTGACGACCGGAGCCAGCCAAGATGTAGTCGTGATTCAGGGCTGCCATGCCGGTTGAACGTCTCGACGCCGCCCAGAAGTCGGCACTCACCACAGCCTTGCCCAATTGGGTCGTGGACGGAGACAGGCTGCACCGTGATCTTCAGTTCAACAGCTTCGTGGAGGCCTTTGGATTCATGGCACAAGTGGCCTTGCTGGCCGAATCCAAAAATCATCATCCCAACTGGAGCAACGTCTACAACCGCGTTTCGATCGACCTAACCACCCATGATCTCGGCAGCCTCAGCAGCCTGGATGTGGAGCTGGCCAGCGCCATTGATGCTCTGCTGCCACCATGAGTTGAGAGGGCCCTTGCGCATGACCACTGCACCAGCCACCGCCAACGTCCCCGTCACCATTCTCAGCGGCTTCCTCGGAGCAGGGAAAACCACGCTGCTGAACCACATCCTGAGCAATCAGCAGGGGGTGAAGACCGCGGTGCTGGTGAATGAGTTCGGTGAAATCGGCATCGACAACGATCTGATCGTCACCACCGATGAAGACATGGTCGAGCTGAGCAACGGCTGCATCTGCTGCTCAATCAACGGCGAGCTGATGGAGGCGGTGGAACGGGTGATTGAACGCCCAGAGCCACTCGATTACATCGTCGTCGAAACCACCGGTCTGGCGGATCCTTTGCCGGTTGCGATGACCTTCCTTGGCAGTGAGCTGCGGGATCAAACCCGCCTGGATTCGATCATCACGTTGATCGATGCAGAAAACTTCGACAACGTTGTGCTGGATACGGAAGTTGGCCGGGCACAGGTGATTTACGGCGACATCCTGCTGCTGAACAAGTGCGACCTCGTCTCCGAAGAGCGGCTTGAGGCCGTCGAGCAGCAACTCAGAGACGTCAAGAACGATGCGCGGATCCTGCGGTCTGTGAAAGGAGACGTGCCCCTGGCCCTGTTGCTGAGCGTTGGACTGTTCGAATCCGACAAGGTGAATTCCCCCGCCGCCGATCCGAGCCTGGATCACAGCGACTGCGACCACGACCATGGCCACTGCAGTCATGACCACGACCACGGTCATGACGACCATGAGCATGATCACGGTCATACACCCAGCCATGACCACGGACACCCTGAACACAGCCACGGTGACCATCAGGACATTGAGGGATTCACCTCCATGTCCTTCCAAAATGATGGTCCCTTCTCCCTGCGCAAGTTCCAGAACTTCCTGGACAACCAAATGCCCCAAGAGGTATTCCGGGCTAAGGGAATCCTCTGGTTCAACGAAAGTGAACGCCGCCACGTGTTCCACCTAGCAGGCAAACGCTTTTCCATTGACGACACCGACTGGAACGGCGATCGCAAGAATCAGTTGGTGCTGATCGGCCGCAACATCGACCACAACACGCTGCGACAGCAACTCCAGGCCTGTGTGGCACCGGATGCAGGAAAAGGTTTCAGCTGATTCAGCAGAACCCAGAAATGCTGCTTATTGTGCGTGCCATGGGAGAAACCTCGATGGTCGAACCACTGCTGCTCGGAACAGTCTTTGTTCTCGCCAGTCTGCTGCTGTGGCTTCTGGCTGATTCCGACGACGACAACGGTGGAGGCGGCCTACGCCAGCCGGTTCTTGTGCCTATCCCCGTGCGCCATCAGCAACGCTGAAGGAAACAAGATCCTCTTCTTCAATCCCCCGCTGCAGCGGGGGATTTTTTATGTCGACGCTTGGCCAAGCGGAAGCAGCGTGACTTTGGCCCCATCCCTGAACGTGAGGCGGCAACGGGTGTGGGGAGGATGCTCCTGATCGATCGGACAGTTAGCCCGCACCAGCACATCAGCGACACGGATTCGGTATTCCCATGAATCACCCAGAAATTCACGTCCCAAGATGCTTGCCTCACCTTCGGAATCGGCGACGACGTTGATGTCGTGCGGATCCACCAGCACACAACAGTCATCGGAGGCTCTGCGGTCAGCCTGGACCCATGGGGCGGATGCATCCAGTTCTCCCAGCAGACAGGACAACTGGCCTTGGCCTTGGGCCTGAACCGGAATCAAATTGCGCTGGAGCACAAAGGATCCAACAAAAGGAGTCGCCGGTGATCTCACGATCTCGGGGGGCGATGCACATTGATGCAGCACTCCATCCCGCATCACGGCAACACGATCGCAAATCGCCAGGGCTTCTCCGGGGTCATGGGTGACGATCACACCGCTCGCACCGCAGGCGTCGAGCACAGAGGCGAGCTCACTACGCAGGCGGAGCCTCACCTCCACATCAAGACTTGAAAAAGGCTCATCAAGCAGGACAACCCTTGGCGCTGGGGCCAAAGCACGGGCCAACGCCAGCCGTTGCCGCTGGCCACCGGAAAGCTGGTGCGGGTAGCGCTGCTCGAGCCCCTTCAGCCCAAGCAACTCAAACAACCAAGCCACGCGCTCATGGTTGGGATTCCGCCGAGGCAAACCGAAACTGGCGTTCTGCCAAGCGTTCAGGTGAGGGAATAGGGCGTAGTCCTGGAACACCATGCCAACACCCCTGCGTTCTGGTTCCATCCAGACCCCATCTCCAGCCACCATTCGCTGATCCAGTTGCACCGTGCCGCGTCGGGGGCGTTCGAAGCCAGCAATTAAACGAAGCAAGGTGGTTTTGCCACAGCCGGAGGGGCCCAGCAAGCCCAACAACTCCCCTGACGCCACCTGAAGATCAACCCCCTTCAAGGTCCAGCCATCAGACGCATCGCCGTAGCTATGCCAGACCCCGTCTAAACCAACCGTTGGCTCCATCGGGAGCAGCTGTTCCACAGATCAGATGAAGCTTGGGAACCGACCGAGCTTATGAGTGTGACAAATGATCGAAGCCGGTGTGCGGTTTGCACGTCCTGGATCAAATCACCATCGTTCATCGCCAGAATCATTTCATGGCAATGTCGCAATGCCATGTCGCGACAACGGTGTCCGGCCCATCGCTGAAGTGAAGTTGCTGCCCAACCGGATTGTTATTCCAAGCCCAACCCGGCTGGCCCTCATCCTCATCGCCTCCATCACTGGCCTTATTGCCATCTGGCCGGTGATGACGCTGGTCAAGGAGGCCCTGACGTCCTTGCAGAGCGGCTTCAGCGATCTTGGCCCCGATGGCATGCGACAGATCGTTGGCACAATCCAGCTACTGCTCGGCACAGCAACGCTTGGCACCGTGCTCGGGACAGCCAATGGTTGGCTGCTGTGCAACTGCCGTTTTAACGGTCGACAATGGCTACGCATTGCCCAGCTGATTCCTCTGGCAACGCCGGCCTATCTCCTCTCGGCCACCCTCGTCGATCTGGGAAGTCGCCACAGCTGGACAATTCACGGCATGGGCTGGGGCATCGCTGTGATGGCCCTGACGACCTACCCCTACGTGTTCCTGCTGAGCACGGAAAGTTTCTCCGTCAGCGGCCAGCGTCAGCTGGAGGCATGTCGCAGCCTGGGGGTCGGTCCCTGGTCAGCCTTCCGGCGTGTGGCTTTACCCATTGCACTGCCCGCGATCGGAGCCGGCGTCGCTCTCATGGGGATGGAAGTGGTCAATGAGCTGGGTGCCGT
Coding sequences within it:
- a CDS encoding inorganic diphosphatase produces the protein MANLDQAPSRSMPNLLHVLPAFADEAELRLNTIVELNSNTINKYELITETGHLKLDRVGYSSLAYPFAYGCIPRTWDEDGDPLDIEIVGVTEPLIPGSIVEARIIGVMTFDDGGEVDDKVIAVLADDKRMDHIKSWEDLGEHWKKETTYYWEHYKDLKKPGTCTVNGFFGTEKAVEIIKSCEARYMAEIDPKLVD
- a CDS encoding carboxypeptidase M32 → MASAATVWGQLGAHLRETQLLGSIQSTLYWDQNTRMPSGGASWRGEQLTLLATQLHARQSAAAYADLLAAARQHWNTGERCPEQGRNLDLLEQDLQRQQSLDPALVAALAKAKANGYNRWQQARSASDFSLFAPALQTLINLRQEQAKQLDEPRSCWETLAQPFEPDLRLERLEALFAPLRQRLPQLVAQASTRPRPRSADWDLDESSQQDLCDQLLGAWGRNPAITCMARSPHPFSITLGPADYRITTRVVPGQPLSCFLATAHEWGHSLYEQGLPDQSHQWFAWPLGQATSMAVHESQSLFWENRVARSRPFAEQWWKRFAQVGAPFSGAQDMWQAMNPMAPGLNRVEADELSYGLHILIRTDLEIALLEEGLEVKDLPDEWNQRYQQLLGVRPMNDAEGCLQDVHWSEGLFGYFPSYLLGHLISAQLSEAMAEAIGSPEEHVERGDVTPLLAWLREHVHPLGRGVNADQLVERVTGRPLSTDAFLGYLENKLDRLQLVSSRLQLDELRGP
- a CDS encoding thiol-disulfide oxidoreductase DCC family protein; protein product: MASPSVPDLTLLFDGGCPLCAREVRFLQRRDRRGRLAFVDIDASDYDSEAHAGISYRVAMGRIHAITGSGEVLRDVAVFREAYRLIGLGWLYTPTRWPLIGGVVDWVYGIWAARRLQITGRADLETLCQGRCEMH
- a CDS encoding secondary thiamine-phosphate synthase enzyme YjbQ — protein: MSVQQILHQISVQTPGRGFSRLDSRLNTWIRSTGLDQGVLHLTCLHTSASLTINENADPRVLQDLDAWMADAVPEHRRYLHDDEGADDMPAHIRTALTSQTLSLSICRGQLLLGTWQAVYLWEHRCAAHTRTIACHLFGEPSSRSTPENNTQTSSATPQTLLSLRNGERINQAIQARHDPNAWETDDGIDTDTDLMIDRLHELSD
- a CDS encoding 4a-hydroxytetrahydrobiopterin dehydratase — protein: MPVERLDAAQKSALTTALPNWVVDGDRLHRDLQFNSFVEAFGFMAQVALLAESKNHHPNWSNVYNRVSIDLTTHDLGSLSSLDVELASAIDALLPP
- a CDS encoding GTP-binding protein, translating into MTTAPATANVPVTILSGFLGAGKTTLLNHILSNQQGVKTAVLVNEFGEIGIDNDLIVTTDEDMVELSNGCICCSINGELMEAVERVIERPEPLDYIVVETTGLADPLPVAMTFLGSELRDQTRLDSIITLIDAENFDNVVLDTEVGRAQVIYGDILLLNKCDLVSEERLEAVEQQLRDVKNDARILRSVKGDVPLALLLSVGLFESDKVNSPAADPSLDHSDCDHDHGHCSHDHDHGHDDHEHDHGHTPSHDHGHPEHSHGDHQDIEGFTSMSFQNDGPFSLRKFQNFLDNQMPQEVFRAKGILWFNESERRHVFHLAGKRFSIDDTDWNGDRKNQLVLIGRNIDHNTLRQQLQACVAPDAGKGFS
- a CDS encoding ABC transporter ATP-binding protein; this translates as MEPTVGLDGVWHSYGDASDGWTLKGVDLQVASGELLGLLGPSGCGKTTLLRLIAGFERPRRGTVQLDQRMVAGDGVWMEPERRGVGMVFQDYALFPHLNAWQNASFGLPRRNPNHERVAWLFELLGLKGLEQRYPHQLSGGQRQRLALARALAPAPRVVLLDEPFSSLDVEVRLRLRSELASVLDACGASGVIVTHDPGEALAICDRVAVMRDGVLHQCASPPEIVRSPATPFVGSFVLQRNLIPVQAQGQGQLSCLLGELDASAPWVQADRRASDDCCVLVDPHDINVVADSEGEASILGREFLGDSWEYRIRVADVLVRANCPIDQEHPPHTRCRLTFRDGAKVTLLPLGQAST